From one Pieris brassicae chromosome 5, ilPieBrab1.1, whole genome shotgun sequence genomic stretch:
- the LOC123710146 gene encoding tyrosine-protein kinase Src64B isoform X1, with protein MGNKCCSRRHDPDRPLVYPAYKKNEAGFTACPSLETRYTGEPNNRAVSRRPADIVRTRNPGACISNGGRRVVKALCAYTARAESDISFRKGDRMEVLSDAETDWWRVLHLTTRREGLVPANFVAEESSVECEDWFFPHVSRKEADKLLLAEINPRGTFLVRPAEHNPHGFSLSVKDWEEGRGYHVKHYKIKPLDNGGFYIATNQTFPSLPALVMSYTKNALGLCHVLARPCPKPEPQMWDLGPESRDKWEIPRAQIQLIKKLGQGNFGEVYYGKWCNSIEVAVKTLREGTMSKQAFLQEAAIMKKFRHKRLVALYAVCSQQEPVYIVQEYMCKGSLLEFLRNGEGKSLHFEDLVYVAAQVASGMEYLESKLLIHRDLAARNVLIGENNVAKICDFGLARVIEDNEYCPKQGSRFPVKWTAPEAIIYGRFSIKSDVWSYGILLMELFTYGQIPYPGLHGKEVIEQVERGYRMPKPVGHYLPDDIYRLMLQCWDAIPEKRPTFEFLNHYFESFTVTSEIPYREVQD; from the exons TATATCCAGCTTACAAAAAGAACGAAGCAGGATTCACGGCGTGTCCATCACTGGAGACACGTTATACCGGCGAGCCGAACAATCGAGCAGTCTCAAGAAGACCTGCAGATATCGTCAGGACACGAAATCCAGGAGCAT GTATATCAAACGGTGGTCGACGAGTGGTAAAAGCGCTATGCGCCTACACCGCGCGTGCAGAATCCGACATCTCATTTCGGAAGGGCGATCGTATGGAAGTGCTGAGCGACGCGGAGACAGACTGGTGGAGGGTGCTCCATCTCACAACGAGACGGGAGGGATTGGTGCCAGCCAACTTTGTGGCGGAAGAGAGCTCTGTTGAATGTGAAGA ctGGTTTTTCCCCCACGTGTCCAGAAAAGAGGCGGACAAGCTTCTCCTAGCTGAGATCAACCCTCGAGGCACGTTCTTAGTGAGGCCCGCGGAGCACAACCCTCACGGCTTCAGCCTTAGCGTGAAAGACTGGGAAGAAGGCAGAGGATACCACGTGAAGCATTATAAGATCAAGCCATTGGACAATGGAGGGTTTTATATCGCAACCAATCAAACATTCCCGAGTCTTCCCGCTCTCGTTATGTCTTATACGA AGAACGCGCTAGGCCTCTGCCATGTGCTGGCTCGGCCTTGCCCCAAGCCGGAACCCCAAATGTGGGATTTGGGACCAGAGTCGCGGGACAAATGGGAGATCCCAAGGGCCCAGATACAGCTGATCAAGAAGCTGGGGCAGGGGAACTTTGGTGAAGTCTACTACGGCAAGTGGTGCAATAGTATAGAG GTCGCCGTAAAAACTCTACGAGAAGGTACAATGTCGAAGCAAGCCTTCCTCCAAGAAGCCGCCATCATGAAAAAGTTCCGTCACAAACGATTGGTCGCACTATACGCTGTGTGTTCCCAACAGGAGCCCGTCTACATCGTCCAAGAGTACATGTGCAAGGGGTCCCTACTAGAATTCCTCAGAAACGGCGAAGGCAAATCCCTCCACTTCGAAGATCTAGTCTACGTTGCCGCTCAGGTCGCCTCCGGGATGGAGTATCTCGAGTCCAAACTCCTCATACACCGGGACCTAGCGGCTCGCAACGTGCTCATCGGAGAGAACAACGTCGCCAAAATATGCGATTTCGGATTGGCCCGAGTGATAGAAGACAACGAATACTGCCCCAAACAGGGCTCGCGGTTCCCTGTCAAATGGACCGCACCCGAAGCGATCATCTACGGCCGGTTCTCGATAAAGAGCGACGTGTGGTCGTACGGGATACTCCTGATGGAGCTCTTCACGTACGGCCAGATACCATACCCGGGGTTGCACGGGAAGGAAGTCATCGAGCAGGTGGAGAGGGGGTATAGGATGCCCAAACCCGTGGGGCACTATTTGCCCGACGATATTTATAGACTTATGCTCCAATGTTGGGACGCGATACCCGAGAAGAGGCCGACATTCGAGTTCTTGAACCATTATTTCGAATCGTTCACAGTGACCAGTGAAATACCGTACAGAGAAGTGCAGGACTAG
- the LOC123710146 gene encoding tyrosine-protein kinase Src64B isoform X2 has product MGNKCCSRRHDPDRPLVYPAYKKNEAGFTACPSLETRYTGEPNNRAVSRRPADIVRTRNPGACISNGGRRVVKALCAYTARAESDISFRKGDRMEVLSDAETDWWRVLHLTTRREGLVPANFVAEESSVECEDWFFPHVSRKEADKLLLAEINPRGTFLVRPAEHNPHGFSLSVKDWEEGRGYHVKHYKIKPLDNGGFYIATNQTFPSLPALVMSYTSLCHVLARPCPKPEPQMWDLGPESRDKWEIPRAQIQLIKKLGQGNFGEVYYGKWCNSIEVAVKTLREGTMSKQAFLQEAAIMKKFRHKRLVALYAVCSQQEPVYIVQEYMCKGSLLEFLRNGEGKSLHFEDLVYVAAQVASGMEYLESKLLIHRDLAARNVLIGENNVAKICDFGLARVIEDNEYCPKQGSRFPVKWTAPEAIIYGRFSIKSDVWSYGILLMELFTYGQIPYPGLHGKEVIEQVERGYRMPKPVGHYLPDDIYRLMLQCWDAIPEKRPTFEFLNHYFESFTVTSEIPYREVQD; this is encoded by the exons TATATCCAGCTTACAAAAAGAACGAAGCAGGATTCACGGCGTGTCCATCACTGGAGACACGTTATACCGGCGAGCCGAACAATCGAGCAGTCTCAAGAAGACCTGCAGATATCGTCAGGACACGAAATCCAGGAGCAT GTATATCAAACGGTGGTCGACGAGTGGTAAAAGCGCTATGCGCCTACACCGCGCGTGCAGAATCCGACATCTCATTTCGGAAGGGCGATCGTATGGAAGTGCTGAGCGACGCGGAGACAGACTGGTGGAGGGTGCTCCATCTCACAACGAGACGGGAGGGATTGGTGCCAGCCAACTTTGTGGCGGAAGAGAGCTCTGTTGAATGTGAAGA ctGGTTTTTCCCCCACGTGTCCAGAAAAGAGGCGGACAAGCTTCTCCTAGCTGAGATCAACCCTCGAGGCACGTTCTTAGTGAGGCCCGCGGAGCACAACCCTCACGGCTTCAGCCTTAGCGTGAAAGACTGGGAAGAAGGCAGAGGATACCACGTGAAGCATTATAAGATCAAGCCATTGGACAATGGAGGGTTTTATATCGCAACCAATCAAACATTCCCGAGTCTTCCCGCTCTCGTTATGTCTTATACGA GCCTCTGCCATGTGCTGGCTCGGCCTTGCCCCAAGCCGGAACCCCAAATGTGGGATTTGGGACCAGAGTCGCGGGACAAATGGGAGATCCCAAGGGCCCAGATACAGCTGATCAAGAAGCTGGGGCAGGGGAACTTTGGTGAAGTCTACTACGGCAAGTGGTGCAATAGTATAGAG GTCGCCGTAAAAACTCTACGAGAAGGTACAATGTCGAAGCAAGCCTTCCTCCAAGAAGCCGCCATCATGAAAAAGTTCCGTCACAAACGATTGGTCGCACTATACGCTGTGTGTTCCCAACAGGAGCCCGTCTACATCGTCCAAGAGTACATGTGCAAGGGGTCCCTACTAGAATTCCTCAGAAACGGCGAAGGCAAATCCCTCCACTTCGAAGATCTAGTCTACGTTGCCGCTCAGGTCGCCTCCGGGATGGAGTATCTCGAGTCCAAACTCCTCATACACCGGGACCTAGCGGCTCGCAACGTGCTCATCGGAGAGAACAACGTCGCCAAAATATGCGATTTCGGATTGGCCCGAGTGATAGAAGACAACGAATACTGCCCCAAACAGGGCTCGCGGTTCCCTGTCAAATGGACCGCACCCGAAGCGATCATCTACGGCCGGTTCTCGATAAAGAGCGACGTGTGGTCGTACGGGATACTCCTGATGGAGCTCTTCACGTACGGCCAGATACCATACCCGGGGTTGCACGGGAAGGAAGTCATCGAGCAGGTGGAGAGGGGGTATAGGATGCCCAAACCCGTGGGGCACTATTTGCCCGACGATATTTATAGACTTATGCTCCAATGTTGGGACGCGATACCCGAGAAGAGGCCGACATTCGAGTTCTTGAACCATTATTTCGAATCGTTCACAGTGACCAGTGAAATACCGTACAGAGAAGTGCAGGACTAG